A stretch of the Glycine soja cultivar W05 chromosome 13, ASM419377v2, whole genome shotgun sequence genome encodes the following:
- the LOC114381095 gene encoding probable serine/threonine-protein kinase PIX13 isoform X1 — MGNCWSHQSGSPGDHRNSNTAPNPNNQSGSIQFSAGLSNTRLIQNGNSTSLGRSSHSGGISRFFGPSSSNNYSTGNNTSTSLWGSETSQASRVRDEEEFPHGQILDVADLRAFTLAELKAATKNFRAETVLGKGGFGTVFKGLIEDRAAKKRGEGLTIAIKKLNSGSSQGIAEWQSEVNFLGRLSHPNLVKLLGFGRENSELFLVYEFMHRGSLDNHLFGRGANVRPLSWDTRLKVMIGAARGLNFLHSLEEKIIYRDFKPSNILLDTTYTAKLSDFGLARSVNSPDQTHVTTQVVGTHGYAAPEYIFTGHLYVKSDVYGFGIVLLEVLTGKRISGIMFLCEQTSLSDWLKSNLLNRGKIRSTMDAKLEGKYPSNLALQLAQLALKCIQAEPKVRPSMKEVVETLEHIEAANEKPADNTHNRKRVNLSRVVQQHGRPEGG, encoded by the exons ATGGGGAATTGTTGGAGTCATCAATCAGGTTCTCCAGGCGATCACCGCAACTCCAATACTGCCCCCAACCCCAACAATCAATCAG GGAGTATTCAGTTTTCTGCTGGTCTCAGCAACACAAGATTAATACAGAATGGCAATTCTACTTCTCTTGGGCGTAGCAGCCACTCTGGAGGAATCAGCAGGTTCTTTGGGCCAAGTAGTAGTAATAACTACTCAACAGGAAATAATACTAGCACATCCCTTTGGGGCTCTGAGACTAGCCAAGCCTCTCGAGTGAGAGATGAAGAGGAGTTTCCTCATGGGCAGATCTTGGATGTTGCAGACTTGAGAGCATTTACACTGGCCGAATTGAAGGCAGCCACCAAAAATTTCAGAGCTGAGACTGTGCTAGGAAAGGGGGGCTTTGGTACAGTATTCAAGGGCTTGATTGAGGATAGAGCAGCAAAGAAAAGAGGAGAGGGGTTGACTATTGCCATCAAGAAATTGAATTCTGGAAGCAGCCAAGGAATTGCAGAATGGCAG TCAGAGGTGAATTTCTTAGGAAGGCTTTCTCACCCCAATCTTGTTAAGTTGTTGGGATTTGGGCGAGAGAATAGTGAACTTTTCCTGGTGTATGAATTTATGCATCGTGGCAGCTTGGATAACCACCTATTTGGAA GAGGAGCAAATGTTCGGCCACTTTCTTGGGACACAAGGCTAAAGGTTATGATTGGAGCAGCAAGGGGACTGAATTTCCTACACTCCTTGgaggaaaaaattatatatagagaTTTTAAACCCTCAAATATATTACTTGACACG ACATATACGGCTAAGTTATCAGACTTTGGCTTAGCCAGATCTGTCAATTCTCCTGATCAAACTCACGTTACGACACAGGTTGTGGGAACGCATGGCTATGCTGCTCCCGAGTACATTTTTACTG GTCATTTGTACGTAAAAAGTGACGTGTATggatttggaattgttttgttGGAGGTGCTGACTGGCAAGAGGATCAGTGGTATAATGTTCCTGTGTGAGCAAACGTCCTTGAGTGATTGGCTCAAATCAAATCTTCTAAATAGAGGGAAAATAAGAAGCACTATGGATGCAAAGTTGGAAGGTAAGTATCCATCCAACTTAGCTTTACAGTTAGCTCAACTTGCTCTTAAATGCATCCAAGCAGAGCCCAAAGTCAGGCCATCAATGAAAGAAGTTGTTGAAACATTGGAACATATTGAAGCAGCTAATGAGAAACCAGCTGATAACACTCATAACAGAAAACGGGTTAATCTTTCCCGGGTAGTTCAACAACATGGCCGGCCAGAAGGTGGTTAA
- the LOC114381095 gene encoding probable serine/threonine-protein kinase PIX13 isoform X2, protein MGNCWSHQSGSPGDHRNSNTAPNPNNQSGSIQFSAGLSNTRLIQNGNSTSLGRSSHSGGISRFFGPSSSNNYSTGNNTSTSLWGSETSQASRVRDEEEFPHGQILDVADLRAFTLAELKAATKNFRAETVLGKGGFGTVFKGLIEDRAAKKRGEGLTIAIKKLNSGSSQGIAEWQSEVNFLGRLSHPNLVKLLGFGRENSELFLVYEFMHRGSLDNHLFGRGANVRPLSWDTRLKVMIGAARGLNFLHSLEEKIIYRDFKPSNILLDTVVGTHGYAAPEYIFTGHLYVKSDVYGFGIVLLEVLTGKRISGIMFLCEQTSLSDWLKSNLLNRGKIRSTMDAKLEGKYPSNLALQLAQLALKCIQAEPKVRPSMKEVVETLEHIEAANEKPADNTHNRKRVNLSRVVQQHGRPEGG, encoded by the exons ATGGGGAATTGTTGGAGTCATCAATCAGGTTCTCCAGGCGATCACCGCAACTCCAATACTGCCCCCAACCCCAACAATCAATCAG GGAGTATTCAGTTTTCTGCTGGTCTCAGCAACACAAGATTAATACAGAATGGCAATTCTACTTCTCTTGGGCGTAGCAGCCACTCTGGAGGAATCAGCAGGTTCTTTGGGCCAAGTAGTAGTAATAACTACTCAACAGGAAATAATACTAGCACATCCCTTTGGGGCTCTGAGACTAGCCAAGCCTCTCGAGTGAGAGATGAAGAGGAGTTTCCTCATGGGCAGATCTTGGATGTTGCAGACTTGAGAGCATTTACACTGGCCGAATTGAAGGCAGCCACCAAAAATTTCAGAGCTGAGACTGTGCTAGGAAAGGGGGGCTTTGGTACAGTATTCAAGGGCTTGATTGAGGATAGAGCAGCAAAGAAAAGAGGAGAGGGGTTGACTATTGCCATCAAGAAATTGAATTCTGGAAGCAGCCAAGGAATTGCAGAATGGCAG TCAGAGGTGAATTTCTTAGGAAGGCTTTCTCACCCCAATCTTGTTAAGTTGTTGGGATTTGGGCGAGAGAATAGTGAACTTTTCCTGGTGTATGAATTTATGCATCGTGGCAGCTTGGATAACCACCTATTTGGAA GAGGAGCAAATGTTCGGCCACTTTCTTGGGACACAAGGCTAAAGGTTATGATTGGAGCAGCAAGGGGACTGAATTTCCTACACTCCTTGgaggaaaaaattatatatagagaTTTTAAACCCTCAAATATATTACTTGACACG GTTGTGGGAACGCATGGCTATGCTGCTCCCGAGTACATTTTTACTG GTCATTTGTACGTAAAAAGTGACGTGTATggatttggaattgttttgttGGAGGTGCTGACTGGCAAGAGGATCAGTGGTATAATGTTCCTGTGTGAGCAAACGTCCTTGAGTGATTGGCTCAAATCAAATCTTCTAAATAGAGGGAAAATAAGAAGCACTATGGATGCAAAGTTGGAAGGTAAGTATCCATCCAACTTAGCTTTACAGTTAGCTCAACTTGCTCTTAAATGCATCCAAGCAGAGCCCAAAGTCAGGCCATCAATGAAAGAAGTTGTTGAAACATTGGAACATATTGAAGCAGCTAATGAGAAACCAGCTGATAACACTCATAACAGAAAACGGGTTAATCTTTCCCGGGTAGTTCAACAACATGGCCGGCCAGAAGGTGGTTAA
- the LOC114381940 gene encoding uncharacterized protein LOC114381940, with the protein MGISKTEVNLKRLLAAAPQQQNQAKLVHYVATLREQLEQLAEERAPEGLPRISKAVLNDYSEKIEAIASKLVNHVSDPPVPKKDFERNSVEENSSEIEETKQILLSSGLRRRPVPASSTEERAHKPAETDHISPVKLDAAAHAHIEKHRMLQDNLTDEMVVLAKQLKESSLMMSQSLQNTEKILDSTEKAIEHSLASTGRANVRATAIYSESSKTSCLTWLVMFVMTCVFVMVILLIRVT; encoded by the exons ATGGGAATCAGTAAAACAGAAGTAAACTTGAAGAGGTTGCTTGCAGCTGctcctcagcagcaaaaccagGCAAAACTTGTGCAT TATGTTGCTACTTTGCGTGAACAATTGGAACAATTGGCTGAGGAAAGGGCACCGGAAGGCTTACCAAG GATTTCAAAGGCTGTGTTGAATGATTATTCAGAGAAGATTGAAGCCATTGCTTCCAAATTGGTTAATCATGTG AGTGACCCACCAGTACCCAAGAAGGACTTCGAAAGGAATTCTGTTGAAGAAAACTCTTCTGAAATAGAGGAAACAAAGCAGATACTCCTTTCTTCTGGACTGAGAAGAAGGCCTGT ACCTGCCTCAAGTACGGAAGAAAGAGCACACAAGCCTGCTGAGACTGATCACATATCACCTGTTAAACTGGATGCTGCAGCACATGCACACATTGAAAAGCACAG aatgcTTCAAGATAATTTGACTGATGAGATGGTAGTGTTGGCAAAACAACTCAAAGAGAGTAGTCTCATGATGAGCCAGTCCCTGCAAAACACTGAAAAG ATACTTGATTCTACCGAAAAGGCTATTGAGCATAGCTTGGCAAGCACCGGTCGTGCCAATGTGCGAGCAACGGCAATATACTCGGAGAGTTCAAAGACTTCTTGCTTAACATGGCTTGTGATGTTTGTGATGACATGTGTGTTTGTCATGGTTATTCTTCTAATCCGTGTCACATAG
- the LOC114381444 gene encoding transmembrane protein 230-like, translating into MYVDHAFSISDEDIMMDAAYTVSNKAPMKEIALAVSLLVFGTLAIIIGSLMAYNHVGGDTTHGLFFAILGTLLFIPGFYYTRFAYCAYKGYKDFSFSNIPPV; encoded by the exons atgtaCGTGGATCACGCGTTTTCGATTTCAGATGAGGACATAATGATGGATGCAGCGTACACGGTGAGCAACAAGGCACCCATGAAGGAGATCGCCCTCGCCGTTTCCCTTCTCGTCTTTGGAACCCTAGCTATCATTATCGGCTCCCTCATGGCCTACAATCACGTCGGCGGCGACACCACTCACG GTCTGTTCTTTGCGATACTGGGAACACTCTTGTTCATTCCGGGTTTCTACTATACGCGCTTTGCCTATTGTGCTTACAAGGGATACAAAGACTTCTCTTTCTCTAACATACCTCCCGTATAG